Within the Setaria viridis chromosome 3, Setaria_viridis_v4.0, whole genome shotgun sequence genome, the region AACGCATCGCGCAAATGCTCGTGGCAACAAGGCAACAACCCCGGCATATGTGCGTGTCCAATTGTTTAGCAGCGTTAGGTTCCGATCGATCGCGTGCAGCGCCAGCGTCTCACCCTAGTACACTACGCTCGTAGGCTCTCCTCCTAGAATGGAGAAGACGACGAGAGGCGCCCGAACGAGGAGAGGATCTGTCAAGACATGGAAGAGCAGAGAAGAGAAGGCCACACGTAAGGTCTTGGTTGGTGAAACAAACCCTTCATCTTGCCGCCTGAATGCTGCCGACAACGCTCACCTGATCATGCCACCATGGTGGTAATCAGTGTCGTCTAGCTCTAGCCGCACGCGCGGACAAACAAGCCCGTCAGGCCGTCACTGTTACGTAGGCAATGGAGCAGGCGAGCCATGATCGTTTGTTGGAAAGAATGCGATAAGGGAGCCGGATAATAAGGAACTGTAACTAGGAGGGATATCATTAGGTTTGATTTTGAGCGACCTCTTTAGCTCAGGCATGTGCTTCGGTGCCTTGCACTATGAGCAGGCCCTACCAGGCGCTGTTCTCAAAAGCAGAGGGTGAACAGGAGGAGAAAGCGAACCTCAGGACCCGATCGCCGCACTTTCCATTTCGCTCACTAAACAAACAAGAAATGAGTGACTAGCTGCTAATAatcccttcctttcttctctctcaATCATCAGTCAAAAAGACAAAGAATCAAACAGTGACACTGAGCAGCTGAATATATGTAGCATGGAGCTTTTGCATTTTTTGAACGGAAAGGCATCATTCGTGCAGGAGATGGAGATCTTCATTTCATTCCGAGCAGAGCAGATAGCTGTAGTATGGTGGCACTGATCCTGCATTGGTTTCTCCATCGCCATCCCTTCCCTGTCGATCACTTTCCTTCCCGCAACCAACCACTCTAGATTCTCGAGGCGCGTGTGGGAACGCGAGACCTTTTCTGTTCCTGCTTGAACCATCGCTACCACTAGCTACTACTAAAATAGTATAAAGATAAACCCTGATCCTCCCCATGCCTTTTGTTGAACAAATTAAGGCTCCATTTGGAAAGCtaaagctaaagtttagtacctgtcacatctaattaggagtattaaacataatctaattataaaactaattgcacagatgaagtctaattcgcgagacgaatctattaagcctaattagtccataatttggtaacgtggtgctacagtaaccattagccatttgctaatgatggattaattaggcttaatagattcgtctcgcgaattagcacaggattctacaattagttttataattaactcatgtttagtcctcctaattagcattcgaatatccgatgtgatactgctgGAGTTTAGCCCCTAGTATTTAAACACGCCTTAAGCGTTCGAGCGAATGAGCAAAGGGACAGCTAGGAACGGACAAGGCTTGGGGGTGTGCGTGTCGCGCGCTGTCGTCttggctgctgccgccgccgccgacttgGGACGGCGGCGAAAAGCGAGCTCTCGGCTGGCCGCATGTGATTGTCGCGTCGGTAGCGGCCCACCTCATCCGCTCCATTGTTGCGAGACCCAGCTCTCTTCTGTAGTTCTGTTGCTGCTGCAGACTGTTGGGGAACATGGCTGTAATCCCCCCACTCCCAGCTGCGTTCCTTCTACCGTCTACATTTCTCCTCTGGTTGTAAATTTGTCGGATGCTTCTGCACGCATCTCGACTGATATTTGTCACTTCAGATGTTTCTGCCGGATTCGATTTATTTTCTCTATATATACCGGGCCAAGATTGTTTTGAAAAAGGACTGTATTTCGTTCAAAGGGCCCACGCGATGGGGGTGGCCGTTTTGGGCTCGGATTCTAGTTCCCGGAAAACTCTCCCCGCCCGCTCGGACTGACATATGGGCCGGGGATGCGCGAGGCCCAAAACAGTACGTTTTTTTAATAAGAAGGACTTTAGGCACTGCGTCTGTTTTTCCACTGCAGCGAGCGCCATCATCGTGGATATGTCTCTAGTCCACAGTTTGGAAACTATATAATTTCAACTTGTGATATTTGTCCATATTTATTATTATAAAATCAATATTTATTAAAATACCATACAACATATGAAAAATTATTTACTTGCTTTATGTTAACACTTTATCTTAAAAATTCGCTACTTATCATTAATTTAAATACAAGAATTTAAGTCTTAtagttctttttcttttttgttaatTTTTACTCGCAATCATTGTAGTCTAAACTACCTGTGTTTGATTTAGGTGAATGTAACGCGATGTATTACATCGCGGATATTGTTCGTTCCAGTACTCTTGTAATCGGGTTACACCGTTAATGGTGACGAGGCATTACAAAGTTGATACCATTCCAAACCTGACGTAATCGGATGCATCATCTCCTCCCTGCTCCGTATGCAGCTGCGTCTCCAGCAACAAGAAAATTTTTTAGAtggatgttttttttaatttggattttttttcaatgGTTGGTTTTTCTTCTTACAATGTTACCGTTATGGAATTTAACCAAACAATGTAAGTTGATGCCAACACGACAGCGGGTATGCCGTGTCCTATCATATTTCCATTTACGTTATCAAAAAAGTACGTGAGTTCCTTTACATAACACTTTTGTTAAAATCATCATAAAAAGTAGGAACAGGAATAGAAGATAATTGAAATTAGATAGATAAAATCGAACAAAAACCATCAAAGGGTAGCGCATCAAAGCAAGCAAACTAACCTGCCAACCACCTACCAATCCAAAAAAGATCAAAAAAACCCTTGTGAGATAAGCTCAGGAGCAGAACGCCCGCCGGTTCGCCGgcgacagcagcagccgccgccgatggGGGTGGACTACTACAAGGTGCtcggcgtcggccgcggcgcCACCGACGACGAGCTCAAGAAGGCCTATCGCAGGCTCGCCATGAAGTACCACCCGGACAAGAACCCCTCGCCGCAGGCTGACTCCCTCTTCAAGCAGGTCTCCGAGGCCTACGACGTCCGTACCaatcccacgccctcgccctcgtcctccattgccgccgccgaGAGGAACACATCTGCTTATTCTTGTCCCCAACCTCGCAGGTGCTCAGCGACCCGCAGAAGCGCGCCATCTACGACCAGTACGGCGAGGACGGCCTCAAGGCCGGCGCGCCcccgccctccgcctccacgcacggcgccggcgcccacggGTTCCGCTTCAACCCAAGGAGCGCCGAGGAGATCTTCTCCGAGATATTCGGCGGCGCGTTCCCCGGGGCAGGTCCCCGAACCCCCGGCGGAAGCGTTCCCCACGGGTTCCCGGGGTTCGGCAGCGCCGCTGGGCCAGGGGAGACGTCTAGCGCGGGGTTGCAGAGGAAGGCGCCGCCGATCGAGCGGCAGCTGGCTTGCAGTCTAGAGGACCTGTACAAGGGCGCCACTAAGAAGATGAAGATCTCCAGGGATGTACTTGACGCCGCCGGGTGAGACCGCTGATTCCTTGTCCAATTTGTTTCCTGCAGATTACAGATTGACCACATGTTTTAGCATTCTGTTCCTCTGTAAAGATTGATTGAGCAAGGATGAGGGTTATAGTAGGGATCAGTAGAGACTTAGTGCTAGGTCGTGCCTTCTATTAGATCTTCTGATTTTCGCTTGCACACTGGAGATGCTTATTTTGACTAGCGCTTGCATAATACAATTTAAAGGCACGAGTGCGGTATGAGGAAAGGTTGAGAGGAGAGAAACTTGAATACCTGATTGGGGTGGTATACTGGTATACAAGTGACTTGTCTGATGTCTCTTTTTGCTTAGCGAGTATAATACACCTAAGGCACCCATTTATACACACTAGGAATCTATTAAGGCACCTAAGGCCTCACAGAGTGCGGACACATGCTTTGTAACTGAATGCAAAGGGGGGTATACTCTAAGATTGGTGGACTTCTGCACCAAGGCTGATGGGCTGATAGCATACCCGCACTCATAGGCATGGCTGCATAGGCTTTGTTCCCCTGATGTCTCTATTAAGGCTACAAGTTTCATTAATCAAATCTTAGTTGTTTACTTGTTTCAGTCCATGGAGTTTCTGTTTTTGTTTTCCCGCAATACTTCCTCGTACTTTTGGACGATATACACCATGTATACTGACCTTGTCCTACTCACTTAAACCATAGTTCTGCCGTGTGCTGCCTACGTGTCAAGTCAGATATATGTTGTAAGCTTTAATCTTGACCATCGTTTATTATTTATTTGGAGTTACAATATGCTTCGTATATGACATAGGGTTGCTGTATATGTATTGCACAGTGCACCTTTTGTTTCACGTGGTGGAGATATTCTATCTATGTCCTGCTCAACATGTCAATCCTGTCTTCTTGCGCTTTGATTTGCTTGATTTAATACTTGGTCTTTCCGGTTTTCTTATTTTATCCTCATGTGTATGCATTTTGGAATATTGTCAAAACCTTGTACTATATAAACAATTCAGTGAATAGCATGATTGCATTTAGTGATGCTTGAGTGTTCTTTGATGTGTTTTTTCCTGTTATCTGCTGTTCCCATTACCTTGTATATTTTCACCAACCAAAAAAATCGCCACCACGTTGTGACCTAGACACTTACAAAAGCCATCTGTCTAGTCTTCTTGCTATTTTCAGAATGGTACAAAAGGATAGCTAGTAGGATCTCTTGACAACATCATACCCATATATTTGACCATCTAACTCGTGAGACTGTTTAATGATAGGAAGTTTCTATGTTTGTAGCTCATGCTTACAGCTGCAGTTAAAGATTTAACTCAAAATCGAATTTCAAGAGTGGTTCAGTGTTTTCTTGTGATATTGGTGTATCGTGGTTATTAATTCCtaggtatctgtgtaaaatgtTCAGTGCTAAGGTGCCTCCAGAAGTAGTGTATTTGGATTTTGGACTTCAACACTTGTATACTGATGGGAGCACTTGAACTATGAATCTGCGATATGCTACTCTTTTGGAATGAAGCAACTAAGTTCGTGAAATAAACTAATTGTACAAACTTGATGGGCCTTGGATCTGATGTAAGACAACTATGACACAAGGTGGCCACTGGACATCTGTAATTGATTGAGG harbors:
- the LOC117849877 gene encoding uncharacterized protein isoform X2, which encodes MGVDYYKVLGVGRGATDDELKKAYRRLAMKYHPDKNPSPQADSLFKQVSEAYDVLSDPQKRAIYDQYGEDGLKAGAPPPSASTHGAGAHGFRFNPRSAEEIFSEIFGGAFPGAGPRTPGGSVPHGFPGFGSAAGPGETSSAGLQRKAPPIERQLACSLEDLYKGATKKMKISRDVLDAAGKPTNVEEILTIDIKPGWKKGTKITFPEKGNEMRNVVPSDLVFIIEERAHPKFKRDGNDLIYTHKISLVEALTGCTVQVTTLDGRNLTIPVKSVVSPTYEEVVQGEGMPITREPSKKGNLRIKFQIKFPTNLTADQKSGIQQLLS
- the LOC117849877 gene encoding uncharacterized protein isoform X1, with translation MGVDYYKVLGVGRGATDDELKKAYRRLAMKYHPDKNPSPQADSLFKQVSEAYDVLSDPQKRAIYDQYGEDGLKAGAPPPSASTHGAGAHGFRFNPRSAEEIFSEIFGGAFPGAGPRTPGGSVPHGFPGFGSAAGPGETSSAGLQRKAPPIERQLACSLEDLYKGATKKMKISRDVLDAAGAKVPPEVVYLDFGLQHLYTDGST